From the Maridesulfovibrio frigidus DSM 17176 genome, one window contains:
- a CDS encoding PAS domain-containing hybrid sensor histidine kinase/response regulator encodes MLRLLVLTLFLVLSGCTSAMAEGWLSDALTELGSGNLDRILILGAGFTITVLLIFIVFLDRNIKKRKTVEHELQRERDLMGSIMETSPMGIIVMDQQGKIIFANNQSARVHGVSRDEMIGRMHNDPIWKITAQDGSSFPDERLVFNRVMKIRNAVLDIRSAIHWADGRRVLLSVNASPLFGSDGDIQKVVSTVEDITTRKRVEEALKESAYRFRSLVKTAESLIILLSPDRKILEFNRMAEDLFGRTRHEVLGHDFFDLFLPERLWGEFSRQLETVLSGTPLRFLENNVRVGGEEERTMQWSLSRLLDAKGEALGVLAVGQDVTERKRAEVELCEARDSAEEANRAKSEFLANMSHEIRTPISAIIGMSEMTLGTGLDLEQKGYLITVKKAAQSLLSIINDILDISKIEARKMELRPEDFNLHDMLEKQLSVLRIQAEEKGIELRSNISVSLDHCFLGDSMRLGQVIMNLAGNSVKFTEKGYVEVFVENAGDWEEGKILRFTVKDTGIGISEDKAEKLFESFVQLNAGYSKRHPGSGLGLAISRQLVEMMGGEISFSSKVSWGSEFTFTVKLKPSSGPCIQEIVDISNEEVVDGKSPARILLAEDNATNQVYISHFLIEKGFALETAENGVQVLEMLENKGPFDVILMDVQMPEMDGLQATKKIRDAGNDIPIIALTAYAMEGDREKFIESGMDDYASKPVNIDELVQIIGKFLPNQK; translated from the coding sequence ATGCTGCGATTACTGGTTCTTACATTATTTTTGGTTCTTTCTGGATGTACTTCCGCCATGGCAGAAGGATGGCTTTCTGACGCTCTTACTGAGCTAGGCTCCGGCAACTTGGATAGAATACTTATCCTTGGAGCTGGCTTTACTATCACAGTGCTTTTGATTTTTATTGTATTTCTCGATCGAAATATTAAGAAAAGAAAGACGGTTGAGCATGAATTGCAGCGTGAGAGAGATCTTATGGGCAGCATCATGGAAACCAGCCCAATGGGTATCATTGTGATGGACCAGCAGGGTAAAATAATCTTTGCAAATAATCAGTCAGCACGTGTTCATGGCGTTTCTCGTGATGAAATGATCGGCCGGATGCATAATGATCCTATCTGGAAGATTACGGCTCAAGATGGCAGTTCCTTTCCTGATGAAAGGCTTGTTTTTAACAGGGTGATGAAGATCAGGAATGCGGTACTGGATATCCGTAGCGCTATTCACTGGGCTGACGGGCGGCGCGTATTACTTTCGGTAAATGCTTCTCCTCTTTTTGGCTCGGACGGCGATATTCAGAAAGTAGTTTCTACTGTTGAAGATATTACAACTCGAAAGCGAGTTGAAGAAGCTTTGAAAGAAAGTGCTTATAGGTTTAGATCTCTTGTTAAGACCGCAGAAAGTCTCATTATCCTTCTTTCTCCTGATAGAAAAATTTTAGAGTTTAACCGCATGGCTGAAGACCTTTTCGGTCGTACAAGGCATGAAGTTCTCGGACATGATTTCTTTGATCTTTTCCTTCCTGAAAGATTATGGGGTGAGTTCTCCCGTCAATTAGAAACGGTTCTTTCCGGCACTCCTTTACGATTTCTTGAGAATAACGTTCGGGTAGGCGGTGAAGAAGAGCGCACTATGCAATGGTCGTTGTCTCGCCTATTAGATGCTAAGGGGGAAGCTCTTGGCGTACTTGCTGTGGGGCAAGATGTAACGGAGCGTAAGCGAGCAGAAGTTGAATTGTGTGAAGCTCGCGATTCTGCGGAAGAAGCGAATAGGGCTAAAAGTGAATTTTTAGCTAATATGAGCCATGAAATACGAACGCCTATAAGTGCGATAATCGGTATGAGTGAAATGACACTCGGTACCGGGCTTGATCTAGAGCAGAAGGGATATCTGATCACAGTCAAAAAAGCTGCTCAATCGCTACTAAGCATTATTAATGATATTTTAGATATTTCCAAAATTGAAGCTCGTAAGATGGAACTCAGGCCTGAAGATTTCAATCTACATGACATGCTTGAGAAACAACTTTCTGTTTTAAGGATTCAGGCGGAAGAGAAAGGGATTGAGCTGCGGAGCAATATAAGTGTCTCTTTGGATCATTGCTTTTTAGGTGACAGCATGCGCCTGGGGCAGGTCATAATGAATCTGGCGGGAAACTCGGTTAAGTTCACAGAAAAAGGTTATGTTGAGGTTTTCGTGGAAAATGCAGGGGACTGGGAAGAAGGCAAAATTCTACGTTTTACTGTTAAAGACACCGGAATTGGAATATCTGAAGATAAAGCCGAGAAGCTTTTTGAGAGCTTTGTTCAATTGAATGCAGGGTATTCTAAACGTCACCCGGGAAGTGGGCTTGGCCTTGCCATTTCTCGTCAGCTTGTTGAAATGATGGGCGGAGAAATTTCTTTTTCTAGCAAGGTTAGCTGGGGTAGTGAGTTTACTTTTACGGTTAAACTTAAACCAAGCTCAGGTCCGTGTATTCAGGAAATTGTGGATATATCAAATGAAGAGGTCGTAGATGGAAAGTCACCTGCGAGAATCCTGCTTGCTGAAGACAATGCGACCAATCAGGTTTATATTTCTCACTTTTTGATAGAGAAGGGGTTTGCCCTTGAGACTGCCGAGAATGGAGTTCAAGTGCTCGAAATGCTTGAGAACAAAGGTCCGTTTGATGTTATTTTGATGGATGTTCAAATGCCTGAAATGGATGGGTTGCAAGCTACAAAAAAAATAAGGGATGCCGGTAACGACATCCCTATTATTGCTTTGACTGCTTATGCCATGGAAGGTGACCGAGAAAAATTCATTGAGTCCGGCATGGATGACTATGCATCAAAACCTGTCAATATTGATGAGTTAGTCCAGATTATAGGTAAATTCTTACCGAATCAAAAATAG